In the genome of Conger conger chromosome 8, fConCon1.1, whole genome shotgun sequence, one region contains:
- the rlig1 gene encoding RNA ligase 1: MRRLGSVQQKMPCVFLTEVKEEPSRKRDCQQFQVVATENVNPRALESNIDCALATEKLDGTCCYVSLYNGEPYLWARLDRKPNKQADKRFKKFHHSRKSCKEFTWNVEEDFRNVPDSWIPAHGVQHHNGQPVPDENGHIPGWVPVEKNNKQYCWHSSVVNYDAGIALVLRPGSDDSELLEVAAVPLSELLEQTLELIGTNVNANPYGLGCKKQPIHVLVPHGIIRIRNAPAVHYQQLTDWFQGCAEGKVEGIVWHCNDGMLVKLHRHHLGLKWPVGDTFLNKRPVVIRVNWVTYELDVGSEDLFVSFTNLNGRCFDCIKDVHFET; this comes from the exons ATGCGTCGCCTTGGTTCAGTCCAACAAAAGATGCCATGTGTGTTTTTGACGGAGGTGAAAGAGGAGCCATCGAGAAAACGCGACTGTCAG CAATTCCAGGTTGTAGCAACAGAAAACGTGAACCCGAGGGCACTCGAATCAAATATTGACTGCGCCCTCGCCACAGAAAAGCTTGATGGAACCTGCTGTTACGTGTCTTTATATAACG GAGAGCCATATCTCTGGGCTCGGTTAGATAGGAAACCAAACAAGCAAGCTGATAAGAGATTTAAAAAGTTTCATCACTCTCGCAAAAGCTGCAAAG AATTCACTTGGAATGTGGAGGAGGACTTCAGGAATGTTCCGGATTCATGGATTCCAGCGCATGGCGTACAACACCACAATGGTCAGCCCGTGCCTGATGAAAATGGCCACATTCCAG GTTGGGTTCCAGTGGAGAAAAACAACAAGCAGTACTGCTGGCATTCATCGGTGGTGAATTATGACGCTGGGATAGCTCTAGTTCTGAGGCCCGGCTCAGATGACAGCGAGCTGTTGGAAGTAGCCGCTGTTCCGCTTTCAGAGCTTCTCGAGCAAACGTTAGAACTCATCGGAACCAACGTCAACGCCAATCCTTACG GGCTGGGCTGTAAAAAACAACCCATCCATGTTCTTGTGCCACATGGGATCATTCGCATCCGAAACGCTCCAGCAGTGCACTACCAGCAGTTGACGGATTGGTTTCAGGGCTGTGCAGAGGGCAAAGTGGAGGGCATCGTCTGGCACTGTAATGACGGGATGCTTGTGAAG CTTCATCGTCATCATCTCGGCTTGAAATGGCCTGTTGGAGACACGTTTCTAAACAAGAGGCCTGTTGTCATCCGTGTCAACTGGGTGACCTATGAATTGGACGTTGGATCTGAAGACTTGTTTGTCTCTTTCACAAACTTGAATGGACGTTGTTTTGACTGCATTAAGGATGTTCACTTCGAAACATGA